A window of Synechococcus sp. MEDNS5 contains these coding sequences:
- a CDS encoding DUF389 domain-containing protein — MDSESDSSRMLKRLHRSHMHDAALDEVFIVLSVGASLIATLGLLANSAAVVIGAMVVAPWIMPLRAAAFAILLGEVQLLGRSLRTLMVGVVSTTLLSLVLGSLADLPRFGTEVLTRTTPNLLDLGIALVAGGLATYAKLRSDAVSSLAGTAIAVALVPPVCVMGLLLSQQQWTDAAGAGLLFATNLLGILTGGLVLMAWKDPEFRQVFRRSHLSAASFTLTGLLLLPLGSSFFNLLDRARKDNTRDMLQETIESFLMRETLTFGDRESVDVERVDIAWNQDPPIIRVVVRVSDPALPSFKQVSAVQEAINRRQDINFRLVVQRTAVDVVGPEVAPNPATPATEQLLSPAPEPEQAIDPTESDVNPAEEDLRVDSKPLRLPDLQQKAPTLR, encoded by the coding sequence ATGGACTCGGAAAGCGACTCCAGCCGCATGCTCAAACGGCTGCACCGCAGTCATATGCATGATGCAGCCCTCGACGAGGTCTTCATCGTGTTGAGCGTGGGTGCGAGCCTGATCGCCACGCTCGGGCTGCTTGCGAACAGCGCCGCCGTGGTGATCGGCGCCATGGTGGTGGCTCCGTGGATCATGCCGCTGCGGGCGGCCGCTTTTGCGATACTGCTTGGAGAGGTTCAACTGCTGGGGCGATCACTGCGCACCTTGATGGTGGGGGTGGTGAGCACCACACTCTTATCTCTGGTGCTGGGATCCTTAGCGGATTTACCGCGATTCGGCACTGAAGTACTGACCCGCACAACACCGAATCTGCTGGATCTCGGTATCGCTCTGGTGGCTGGTGGCCTCGCCACCTACGCCAAGCTGCGCAGCGATGCGGTGAGCTCCTTGGCAGGAACGGCCATCGCTGTGGCTCTGGTTCCGCCGGTGTGTGTGATGGGGCTGCTCCTCTCACAGCAACAATGGACCGATGCAGCAGGTGCTGGACTGCTCTTCGCCACCAACCTGCTGGGCATCCTCACCGGTGGCCTTGTGTTGATGGCCTGGAAGGATCCCGAATTCAGGCAGGTGTTCCGACGCAGTCATCTCAGCGCTGCAAGCTTCACCCTCACCGGCCTGCTCCTCCTCCCACTCGGCAGTAGTTTTTTCAATCTTTTGGACAGAGCCCGGAAAGACAACACCCGGGACATGCTTCAGGAGACCATCGAAAGCTTTCTGATGCGGGAGACGCTGACCTTCGGCGATCGGGAGTCTGTGGATGTGGAGCGCGTAGATATCGCCTGGAATCAAGATCCGCCGATCATTCGCGTCGTCGTGCGGGTTTCCGATCCAGCCCTACCTAGCTTCAAGCAGGTCTCGGCGGTGCAAGAAGCAATTAACCGCCGGCAAGACATCAATTTCCGGTTGGTCGTGCAGCGCACTGCAGTGGATGTTGTCGGTCCTGAAGTCGCTCCGAACCCTGCAACACCAGCAACCGAACAACTGTTATCGCCTGCACCTGAGCCGGAGCAAGCAATTGATCCGACTGAATCAGACGTCAATCCAGCTGAAGAAGATCTGAGAGTTGATTCAAAACCGCTTCGTCTGCCGGATCTCCAACAAAAAGCCCCCACTTTGAGGTGA
- the psbA gene encoding photosystem II q(b) protein, whose translation MTTTIQQRSGANGWQSFCEWVTSTNNRLYVGWFGVLMIPTLLAATTCFIVAFIAAPPVDIDGIREPVAGSLIYGNNIISGAVVPSSNAIGLHFYPIWEAASLDEWLYNGGPYQLVVFHFLIGIFCYMGREWELSYRLGMRPWICVAYSAPVAAASAVFLVYPFGQGSFSDGMPLGISGTFNFMLVFQAEHNILMHPFHMMGVAGVFGGSLFSAMHGSLVTSSLVRETTESESQNYGYKFGQEEETYNIVAAHGYFGRLIFQYASFNNSRSLHFFLAAWPVVGIWFTALGVSTMAFNLNGFNFNQSILDGQGRVLNTWADVLNRANLGMEVMHERNAHNFPLDLAAAESTPVALQAPAIG comes from the coding sequence ATGACCACCACCATTCAGCAGCGCTCCGGCGCCAATGGCTGGCAGTCCTTCTGCGAGTGGGTCACCTCCACCAACAACCGCCTGTATGTGGGCTGGTTCGGTGTGCTGATGATCCCCACCCTGCTGGCTGCCACCACCTGCTTCATCGTTGCTTTCATCGCAGCGCCCCCCGTCGACATCGACGGCATCCGTGAGCCCGTCGCCGGCTCCCTGATCTATGGCAACAACATCATCTCCGGTGCTGTTGTGCCTTCCTCGAACGCCATCGGCCTTCACTTCTATCCCATCTGGGAAGCTGCCTCCCTCGACGAGTGGCTGTACAACGGCGGTCCTTACCAGCTGGTTGTCTTCCACTTCCTGATCGGCATCTTCTGCTACATGGGCCGCGAGTGGGAACTTTCCTACCGCCTCGGCATGCGCCCCTGGATCTGCGTTGCTTACAGCGCACCTGTGGCTGCTGCCTCCGCCGTGTTCCTGGTGTACCCCTTCGGTCAGGGTTCCTTCTCTGACGGCATGCCCCTGGGCATCTCCGGCACCTTCAACTTCATGCTGGTGTTCCAGGCAGAGCACAACATCCTGATGCACCCCTTCCACATGATGGGCGTCGCAGGTGTGTTCGGTGGCTCCCTGTTCTCCGCCATGCACGGCTCCCTGGTGACCTCCTCCCTGGTGCGTGAAACCACCGAGAGCGAGTCCCAGAACTACGGCTACAAGTTTGGTCAAGAGGAAGAGACCTACAACATCGTGGCTGCCCACGGTTACTTCGGTCGCCTGATCTTCCAATACGCCTCCTTCAATAACAGCCGCAGCCTTCACTTCTTCCTGGCTGCCTGGCCTGTGGTCGGCATCTGGTTCACTGCCCTGGGCGTCAGCACCATGGCTTTCAACCTGAACGGTTTCAACTTCAACCAGTCCATCCTTGATGGTCAGGGCCGCGTCCTGAACACCTGGGCTGATGTGCTGAACCGCGCCAACCTCGGCATGGAAGTGATGCACGAGCGCAACGCTCACAACTTCCCCCTCGACCTGGCAGCTGCTGAGTCCACTCCTGTGGCTCTGCAAGCACCCGCCATCGGCTGA
- a CDS encoding aspartoacylase, protein MVRPRVLVVAGTHGNEINGPWLLDQWRQQPALIDSKGLDVQLAIGNPAACAQGRRYLDRDLNRSFRPDLLEKASTMPAEADREMLQALALLEQFGPEGETPCDLVVDLHSTTSAMGNCLVVYGRRPVDLALAALVQHRLGLPIYLHEADSAQQGFLAERWPCGLVIEVGPVPQNVRRSDIVLQSRLALEALIAGIAAVRDGTARYPDQVVIHRHLGSLDLPRRSSGEPDAVVHPNLQGRDWQPLKGGDPLFINAESKPAVFEGEDGLIPVFINEAAYAEKAIALSFTKREAWPLSKDWKEALANLLG, encoded by the coding sequence ATGGTGAGGCCTCGGGTTTTGGTGGTGGCCGGCACCCACGGCAATGAGATCAATGGCCCCTGGTTGCTCGACCAGTGGCGCCAACAGCCGGCTTTGATTGATTCCAAGGGTCTCGACGTGCAGCTGGCGATCGGCAATCCTGCGGCTTGCGCGCAAGGCCGGCGATACCTCGACCGCGATCTCAACCGTTCCTTCCGCCCTGACCTTCTTGAGAAGGCCTCCACGATGCCTGCTGAAGCGGATCGGGAAATGCTGCAGGCACTGGCATTGCTCGAGCAATTCGGCCCGGAGGGGGAGACGCCCTGCGACCTGGTGGTGGACCTGCACAGCACCACCTCAGCGATGGGCAATTGCCTGGTTGTGTATGGACGCCGGCCTGTTGATTTGGCTCTAGCGGCGTTGGTTCAGCACCGACTGGGCCTCCCCATTTATTTGCACGAAGCGGACTCTGCGCAACAGGGGTTTCTTGCGGAGCGTTGGCCTTGTGGTCTGGTGATTGAAGTTGGACCCGTTCCGCAAAACGTACGCCGCTCGGACATCGTGCTGCAGTCCCGCTTGGCTCTCGAAGCTCTGATTGCGGGGATCGCTGCGGTTCGTGACGGGACTGCTCGCTATCCCGACCAGGTTGTGATTCACCGCCACCTGGGCAGTTTGGATTTGCCGAGACGCAGCTCGGGTGAGCCCGATGCCGTGGTGCATCCCAATCTTCAGGGGCGCGATTGGCAACCCTTGAAAGGTGGGGATCCCCTGTTCATCAATGCCGAATCAAAACCTGCTGTTTTTGAGGGTGAGGATGGATTGATTCCTGTCTTTATTAATGAAGCGGCTTATGCCGAGAAGGCCATCGCCCTGAGTTTCACCAAGCGAGAGGCCTGGCCTCTTTCCAAGGACTGGAAAGAGGCCTTGGCCAACCTCCTCGGCTGA
- a CDS encoding glutathione S-transferase C-terminal domain-containing protein, protein MALPPLVVATAREGWRWQWRQLMQGLGPADAEGRYQRPASDRMDVLIPDRSGLKLRTDAERPRLVIGRSCPWAHRTWLMHRLRRLEGTLTLLMATADHRAGRWSLVPAWLGCESLLALYQHCGTPPHHRATVPALIDPGMGAEPTPQLLGNDSAALTETLNQWPGGDGAMDLAPAALEPGIQRWLQLLQPAVNDGVYRCGFARTQKAYDEASTALFSALEEVEAALQHQGPWLCGAQPTIADVCLFPTLIRWELVYAPLFGCNAQPLWMFPALWRWRQSFYALQGVAETCDGEAWRADYFGALFPLNPGGIIPAGPDLCTLIGRSPALP, encoded by the coding sequence ATGGCTTTACCTCCTCTGGTTGTTGCCACCGCCAGAGAGGGCTGGAGGTGGCAGTGGCGCCAGCTGATGCAGGGGCTTGGACCGGCCGATGCCGAAGGGCGTTACCAGCGCCCTGCGAGCGACCGAATGGACGTGCTAATTCCGGACAGGTCGGGGCTGAAACTCCGTACCGACGCGGAGCGTCCACGGTTGGTGATCGGCAGAAGCTGCCCTTGGGCCCATCGCACCTGGCTGATGCATCGGCTGCGTCGGCTGGAGGGAACCCTCACCCTGCTGATGGCCACAGCAGACCACCGCGCAGGACGCTGGTCTCTCGTTCCAGCCTGGTTGGGCTGCGAGTCCCTGCTCGCGCTGTATCAGCACTGCGGCACTCCGCCCCATCACAGGGCCACCGTTCCAGCCCTGATCGATCCAGGGATGGGGGCTGAGCCCACTCCCCAACTCCTGGGGAATGACAGCGCAGCACTCACCGAAACGCTCAATCAATGGCCAGGGGGGGACGGAGCCATGGACTTGGCTCCCGCCGCTCTGGAGCCAGGCATTCAACGCTGGCTGCAGCTCTTGCAACCTGCCGTCAACGATGGCGTCTACCGCTGCGGCTTTGCACGCACGCAGAAGGCTTACGACGAGGCCAGCACAGCCTTGTTCTCAGCTCTCGAGGAGGTGGAGGCGGCACTGCAGCACCAGGGCCCCTGGCTCTGTGGCGCGCAACCCACCATCGCGGATGTGTGCCTGTTCCCCACGTTGATCCGCTGGGAGCTGGTCTACGCCCCGCTCTTTGGATGCAACGCCCAGCCGTTGTGGATGTTCCCGGCGCTGTGGCGCTGGCGTCAATCCTTCTACGCCCTGCAAGGGGTTGCCGAAACCTGCGATGGCGAGGCCTGGCGCGCCGACTACTTTGGCGCCCTGTTCCCGTTGAATCCCGGCGGCATCATTCCAGCGGGGCCGGATCTCTGCACACTGATAGGACGTTCCCCGGCATTGCCATGA
- a CDS encoding DUF2301 domain-containing membrane protein, producing the protein MTEADPQFEGVYGSYAITERDRREVHRYRIALLVSGLALSAGLLQWWQLGSELAWLWVLPLASALGLALRWIHIYLRPLHQALQLFWLLGCLGWCALLALNGPAAALPTLQRQPLWILAIGPLFAAMAGIGFKEFFCFRRPEAIGLTLLLPMALLGRLSNLLPADVCLALLTMAALLLVILAVRKFGMDPAADIGDKSVFAYLEAQRNVVTP; encoded by the coding sequence ATGACCGAAGCCGATCCCCAGTTCGAAGGTGTCTATGGCTCCTATGCGATCACCGAACGGGATCGGCGGGAGGTGCATCGGTATCGAATCGCGCTGCTCGTGAGCGGCCTTGCACTCAGTGCCGGGCTGCTGCAGTGGTGGCAGCTCGGCAGCGAACTGGCCTGGCTCTGGGTCTTGCCACTCGCCTCTGCCCTCGGATTGGCGCTGCGCTGGATTCACATCTACCTGCGGCCGTTGCACCAGGCTTTGCAGCTGTTCTGGTTGCTGGGATGCCTGGGATGGTGCGCCTTGCTGGCTCTGAACGGCCCGGCCGCTGCCCTGCCAACCCTGCAACGTCAGCCCTTGTGGATTCTGGCGATCGGTCCCCTATTCGCGGCAATGGCGGGCATCGGTTTCAAGGAGTTCTTCTGTTTCCGCAGACCCGAGGCCATCGGCCTCACCCTGTTGCTGCCCATGGCCCTCCTGGGGAGACTGAGCAACCTGCTCCCAGCAGACGTTTGCCTTGCCTTGCTCACGATGGCTGCTCTGCTCCTGGTGATCTTGGCGGTCCGCAAGTTCGGAATGGACCCAGCCGCCGATATCGGCGATAAGAGCGTGTTTGCTTACCTGGAAGCGCAGCGCAACGTCGTCACCCCGTGA
- a CDS encoding ABC-F family ATP-binding cassette domain-containing protein yields the protein MSLISLVDASKDFGIRTLFEGLTLHVREGDRLGLIGPNGAGKSTLLRVLAGLEPLGSGERRCSSRLRVELVGQDSRVNPGLTVLEQVLAGCGEKRDLLLRFSEVSEAVAQTPDDMALMGELGALSERMDEEEAWALEQQCQEVLQRLGISDLHRPVEDLSGGYRKRVGLASALVACPDVLLLDEPTNHLDAAAVEWLQSWLDRYPGAVVLVTHDRYVLDQVTRRIVEVERGVASSIDGNYSAYLQRKADQEVADAAEAARFKSVMRRELAWLRQGPKARSTKQRARIERIEALKASPVKQAKQELSMSSVSRRIGKVVIEAEELSVTADGQPGGPSLLRDFTYSFSPEDRVGIIGPNGSGKSTLLDLIAGRRQVTSGSLRLGDTVHLGYLDQHTDALSEGRGLERKVIEFVEEAASTIDLGGEQLSASQLLERFLFPPAQQHSPLNKLSGGERRRLSLCRMLIQAPNVLLLDEPTNDLDVQTLSVLEDLLEDFRGCVVVVSHDRYFLDRTIDRLFCFEDGRLKRFEGNYSAFLEHKRALEKSSSEPSSLSKESASTKKKPAKSTDAGPRRRSFKESRELETLERTLPDLEKRKADLEEAIGSGQGDLTDLSHDLAALLEQLQESEERWLELSELAP from the coding sequence GTGAGTCTGATCAGCCTTGTTGATGCCTCCAAGGACTTCGGGATCCGCACACTGTTTGAAGGCCTCACCCTGCATGTGCGGGAGGGCGATCGCCTCGGCCTGATCGGCCCCAACGGAGCCGGGAAATCAACCCTGTTGAGAGTGCTCGCAGGGCTGGAACCCCTCGGCAGCGGAGAGCGTCGCTGCTCATCCCGACTGCGAGTGGAACTGGTAGGGCAGGACAGCCGCGTGAATCCGGGGCTGACGGTGCTGGAGCAGGTTCTTGCTGGATGCGGCGAGAAACGGGATCTGCTGCTGCGCTTCAGCGAGGTCTCGGAAGCCGTTGCGCAAACTCCGGATGACATGGCCCTGATGGGTGAGTTGGGAGCGCTCAGCGAGCGCATGGATGAAGAGGAGGCCTGGGCGCTGGAGCAGCAGTGCCAGGAGGTGCTGCAACGCCTGGGAATCTCCGACTTGCATCGGCCCGTGGAAGATCTCTCCGGCGGATACCGCAAACGGGTGGGGTTGGCCTCCGCCCTGGTGGCCTGCCCCGATGTTCTTTTGCTGGACGAACCCACGAACCATCTCGATGCCGCGGCGGTGGAGTGGCTGCAGAGCTGGCTGGATCGCTATCCAGGCGCCGTGGTTCTCGTGACCCACGATCGTTATGTGCTGGACCAGGTGACCCGTCGGATCGTGGAGGTCGAACGGGGGGTCGCGAGCAGCATCGACGGAAATTACAGCGCCTATCTGCAGCGCAAGGCCGACCAGGAAGTGGCCGATGCCGCAGAGGCTGCGCGGTTCAAGAGCGTGATGCGTCGCGAACTGGCCTGGCTGCGCCAGGGGCCAAAGGCGAGAAGCACCAAACAACGAGCCAGGATCGAAAGGATCGAGGCCCTCAAGGCGTCACCGGTCAAGCAAGCCAAACAAGAGCTATCAATGAGCAGCGTCAGCCGGCGCATCGGCAAGGTCGTGATCGAGGCCGAGGAGCTCTCGGTGACAGCGGATGGCCAGCCGGGAGGTCCTTCGCTGCTTCGGGATTTCACCTACAGCTTCAGCCCCGAGGATCGGGTCGGGATCATCGGCCCCAACGGCAGCGGCAAATCCACCCTTCTCGATCTCATCGCTGGCCGCCGCCAGGTCACCAGCGGCTCCCTGCGGCTGGGTGACACGGTTCACCTCGGCTACCTCGATCAGCACACGGATGCGCTCAGCGAGGGCCGCGGTCTCGAGCGAAAGGTGATCGAATTCGTGGAGGAAGCAGCCTCCACGATCGACCTCGGTGGCGAACAGTTGAGTGCCTCCCAGCTTCTGGAGCGGTTCCTGTTTCCCCCAGCCCAACAGCACAGCCCTCTCAACAAGCTCTCGGGTGGCGAACGCAGGCGTCTGAGCCTGTGCAGGATGTTGATCCAGGCTCCCAATGTGCTGTTACTGGACGAACCCACCAACGATCTAGACGTCCAGACCCTGAGCGTCCTTGAGGATCTGCTCGAGGATTTCCGTGGTTGTGTCGTTGTGGTGTCACACGATCGCTACTTTCTCGACCGAACGATTGATCGGTTGTTCTGTTTCGAAGACGGTCGCCTGAAGCGGTTCGAGGGCAACTACAGCGCTTTCCTTGAGCACAAACGTGCTCTGGAGAAGAGCAGCTCTGAGCCATCGTCTCTTTCGAAAGAGTCCGCCAGCACCAAAAAGAAGCCGGCGAAATCCACCGATGCAGGCCCACGCCGCCGCAGTTTCAAGGAATCCAGAGAGCTGGAGACTCTGGAGCGGACACTGCCAGACCTTGAAAAGCGCAAGGCCGATCTGGAGGAGGCGATCGGGTCAGGCCAGGGAGACCTCACCGATCTCAGTCACGATCTGGCGGCACTGCTTGAGCAACTTCAAGAGAGCGAAGAACGCTGGTTGGAACTCAGTGAACTGGCTCCTTGA
- a CDS encoding CP12 domain-containing protein produces the protein MKSIDEHIKKDQSELETAKAEGNDAKVRHISEELESLQDYKKEHPEDSHDPTPLELYCEANPEADECRVYDD, from the coding sequence ATGAAATCCATCGACGAACACATCAAAAAGGACCAGTCCGAACTCGAGACGGCCAAGGCTGAAGGGAACGATGCCAAGGTGCGTCACATCAGTGAAGAGCTGGAGTCTTTGCAGGACTACAAGAAAGAGCACCCCGAAGATTCCCACGATCCAACGCCTCTGGAGCTCTACTGCGAAGCCAATCCCGAAGCCGACGAATGCAGGGTCTACGACGACTGA
- the obgE gene encoding GTPase ObgE → MQFIDQARITVRGGRGGDGIVAFRREKYVPAGGPSGGDGGHGADVVLEADANLQTLLDFKYKRLFAAIDGRRGGPNRCTGASGQPLVIRVPCGTEVRHLTTGILLGDLTNPGERLTVAFGGRGGLGNAHYLSNRNRAPEKCTEGREGEEWPLQLELKLLAEVGIIGLPNAGKSTLISVLSAARPKIADYPFTTLVPNLGVVRRPSGDGTVFADIPGLIAGAAQGAGLGHDFLRHIERTRLLIHLVDGGAEDPLGDLRVVEKELEAYGHGLVGRPRLLVVNKLELLDEQGREDLLERLEASSGRRPLLISAVMGKGLDTLLDQVWQQLGV, encoded by the coding sequence GTGCAGTTCATCGATCAGGCACGCATCACCGTGCGGGGAGGGCGCGGCGGCGACGGCATCGTGGCCTTCCGAAGGGAGAAGTACGTCCCTGCCGGGGGGCCTTCGGGCGGAGATGGTGGGCATGGCGCCGATGTAGTGCTGGAAGCCGATGCCAACCTCCAAACTCTTCTCGATTTCAAATACAAACGATTGTTTGCGGCCATTGACGGACGTCGGGGTGGTCCCAACCGATGCACCGGCGCCTCCGGGCAACCTCTTGTGATCCGGGTGCCGTGCGGCACCGAGGTGCGCCATCTCACGACGGGGATCCTGTTGGGTGATCTCACAAACCCTGGCGAAAGGCTCACGGTGGCCTTCGGCGGTCGAGGCGGTCTCGGGAATGCGCACTACCTCAGCAATCGCAATCGAGCTCCCGAGAAGTGCACCGAAGGCAGGGAGGGCGAGGAGTGGCCGCTGCAACTCGAGCTCAAGCTGCTGGCAGAGGTTGGAATCATCGGGCTTCCCAATGCGGGCAAAAGCACCCTCATCAGTGTTCTCTCCGCAGCCCGTCCAAAAATTGCCGACTATCCCTTCACCACATTGGTGCCGAATCTTGGAGTGGTGCGCAGGCCCTCGGGGGACGGCACAGTGTTTGCAGACATTCCAGGGTTGATTGCTGGAGCCGCTCAAGGCGCTGGCCTGGGCCATGACTTCCTGCGCCACATCGAGCGCACCCGCTTGCTGATTCACCTGGTGGATGGGGGAGCTGAGGATCCCCTGGGAGATCTGCGGGTGGTGGAAAAAGAGCTCGAGGCTTACGGCCACGGGCTGGTGGGCCGTCCACGCCTGCTGGTGGTGAACAAACTCGAACTTCTTGATGAGCAGGGGAGAGAGGACCTGCTGGAGAGGCTGGAGGCCTCGAGTGGGCGACGACCTCTGCTGATTTCCGCTGTGATGGGCAAGGGGCTCGATACCTTGCTTGATCAGGTCTGGCAGCAGCTCGGCGTGTGA
- a CDS encoding ABC transporter ATP-binding protein, producing the protein MAGVCFEALSKSYPPRGGSDPVEVIRELSLTIEDGEFLVLVGPSGCGKSTLLRLMAGLETPSSGEIFVGDHPVSRLRPAQRNVAMVFQSYALYPHLSVRDNLGFGLRRSRRRTFLQQIEDQLHRTTRCFPPPLSLRSPREARLEIRVNEVAEALELDQLLDRLPKELSGGQKQRVALGRAMARQPDVFLMDEPLSNLDAKLRGSTRTRIVDLQRQLGTTTLYVTHDQVEAMTMGHRIAVLNQGRLQQLGTPMELYRWPSNLFVAQFIGSPPMNVLPVTVASAGTLLLGERRLPVEGALAEALPALEGQHLNGGIRPEQLRIAPATNRNLPADVSHSEVLGNEQLITCRLLDGDHLIQVRADPDLEARPGSRVHLEAEPSAWRFFDRLGEAIARPQPSRSSENEPLLPNLG; encoded by the coding sequence TTGGCAGGCGTTTGCTTCGAAGCGCTCAGCAAGAGCTATCCACCCCGTGGAGGGTCCGACCCGGTCGAGGTGATCCGTGAGCTCTCTCTGACGATTGAAGACGGGGAATTTCTGGTGCTGGTCGGCCCCTCAGGCTGCGGGAAAAGCACACTCCTGCGGCTGATGGCGGGCCTGGAAACCCCGAGTTCCGGAGAAATCTTTGTCGGCGACCATCCCGTCAGTCGCCTGCGTCCGGCCCAACGCAATGTGGCCATGGTGTTTCAGAGCTATGCGCTCTATCCCCACCTCAGCGTGCGCGACAACCTGGGGTTCGGATTGAGGCGCAGTCGCAGGCGCACCTTTTTGCAGCAGATCGAGGACCAGCTGCATCGCACCACACGATGCTTTCCTCCGCCTCTTTCATTGCGTTCTCCCCGGGAAGCGCGTCTGGAAATCCGGGTCAATGAGGTCGCCGAGGCCCTCGAACTGGATCAGCTGCTCGATCGGCTCCCAAAAGAGCTCTCTGGGGGCCAAAAACAACGGGTGGCGCTTGGACGGGCCATGGCACGGCAACCGGACGTCTTCCTAATGGATGAGCCTCTGAGCAATCTCGATGCCAAGTTGCGCGGAAGCACCCGCACGCGCATCGTTGATCTGCAGCGACAGCTGGGCACCACCACGCTGTACGTGACCCATGATCAGGTGGAGGCGATGACCATGGGGCACCGGATCGCGGTGCTCAATCAGGGCCGGCTGCAGCAGCTGGGCACACCGATGGAGCTCTACCGCTGGCCCTCGAATCTCTTTGTGGCCCAGTTCATCGGAAGCCCGCCGATGAATGTGCTTCCCGTGACAGTGGCCTCAGCAGGAACCCTGCTGCTCGGTGAGCGTCGCCTGCCGGTCGAAGGCGCCCTGGCCGAGGCCCTGCCTGCTCTGGAAGGCCAGCATCTGAACGGCGGAATCCGCCCGGAACAGCTTCGGATTGCCCCAGCGACCAACCGCAATCTTCCAGCGGATGTCAGTCACAGCGAAGTTTTAGGCAACGAACAGCTGATCACCTGCCGGCTACTCGATGGCGACCACTTGATTCAGGTTCGGGCCGATCCTGACCTGGAAGCCCGACCGGGATCCCGCGTGCACCTGGAAGCCGAGCCCAGCGCATGGCGATTCTTCGATCGTCTTGGAGAGGCCATCGCTCGGCCCCAGCCATCCCGGTCGAGCGAAAACGAACCACTTCTGCCCAACCTGGGCTGA